The Georgenia faecalis genome includes a window with the following:
- a CDS encoding extracellular solute-binding protein, producing the protein MRARSVRIPVVVLASGLALAACAQGSGGNGGTGGGDEGGASFDSEAELSGELEIMGFGLGDDVAESRYAVAEEALGDGVDITLVEGALDIQQFLTAVASGDAPDVIYAARDQIGTFASRGAIIPLAECIEGEGIEIDNYREHAVEQVTFADEVYGIPEFNSIQITMANADLLSAAGLSVEDVNGSDWESITAANEALMVNDGSLSVIGYDSKLPEFLPLWARSNGVDLISEDGRTAQINDPAVVEALEFALGIYETQGGFGAVKALRDAADAFGAENQFASGVLGAMPMEQWYINVLNDVSPDAPLTFDTLRDKEGETIAFAGGSAWAVTEGAANPEAACRFARAMTELDTWTAAAENRIALREAEGGTFTGILTGRSDADEAIREMVPSTGDEKWDSAIEAMYEANENSFAYPASAADNEFKTAWNDAVNRVLNGQEEPQAALDRAQEEAQSALDQAWAEWDEE; encoded by the coding sequence ATGAGAGCACGAAGCGTGCGTATCCCCGTCGTCGTCCTGGCGAGCGGGCTCGCCCTGGCGGCCTGTGCGCAGGGGAGCGGTGGGAACGGCGGGACCGGCGGCGGCGACGAGGGCGGCGCCTCCTTCGACTCCGAGGCCGAGCTGTCCGGCGAGCTGGAGATCATGGGCTTCGGCCTGGGCGACGACGTGGCGGAGTCGCGGTACGCGGTGGCCGAGGAGGCGCTGGGCGACGGCGTCGACATCACCCTCGTCGAGGGCGCGCTGGACATCCAGCAGTTCCTCACGGCCGTGGCCTCCGGGGACGCCCCGGACGTCATCTACGCCGCGCGGGACCAGATCGGCACCTTCGCCTCGCGGGGCGCCATCATCCCCCTCGCCGAGTGCATCGAGGGCGAGGGCATCGAGATCGACAACTACCGCGAGCACGCGGTGGAGCAGGTGACGTTCGCCGACGAGGTCTACGGCATCCCGGAGTTCAACTCCATCCAGATCACCATGGCCAACGCCGACCTCCTCTCCGCCGCCGGGCTGAGCGTCGAGGACGTCAACGGCTCCGACTGGGAGTCCATCACCGCCGCGAACGAGGCGCTCATGGTCAACGACGGCAGCCTGTCGGTCATCGGCTACGACTCCAAGCTCCCCGAGTTCCTGCCGCTGTGGGCGCGCTCCAACGGCGTCGACCTCATCTCCGAGGACGGCCGCACCGCGCAGATCAACGACCCGGCCGTCGTCGAGGCGCTCGAGTTCGCCCTCGGCATCTACGAGACCCAGGGCGGCTTCGGTGCCGTCAAGGCGCTGCGCGACGCCGCCGACGCCTTCGGCGCCGAGAACCAGTTCGCCTCCGGCGTGCTCGGCGCGATGCCGATGGAGCAGTGGTACATCAACGTCCTCAACGACGTCTCCCCGGACGCCCCCCTGACGTTCGACACACTGCGCGACAAGGAGGGCGAGACCATCGCCTTCGCCGGCGGCAGCGCGTGGGCCGTCACCGAGGGCGCGGCCAACCCCGAGGCGGCCTGCCGCTTCGCGCGCGCCATGACCGAGCTCGACACCTGGACCGCCGCGGCCGAGAACCGCATCGCCCTGCGCGAGGCCGAGGGCGGCACGTTCACCGGAATCCTCACGGGCCGGTCCGACGCCGACGAGGCCATCCGCGAGATGGTGCCCTCCACCGGCGACGAGAAGTGGGACTCGGCCATCGAGGCGATGTACGAGGCCAACGAGAACAGCTTCGCCTACCCGGCGAGCGCCGCGGACAACGAGTTCAAGACCGCGTGGAACGACGCCGTCAACCGGGTCCTCAACGGGCAGGAGGAGCCGCAGGCCGCGCTCGACCGGGCCCAGGAAGAGGCCCAGAGCGCGCTCGACCAGGCGTGGGCGGAGTGGGACGAGGAGTAG